A region of Paraburkholderia sp. BL23I1N1 DNA encodes the following proteins:
- a CDS encoding site-specific integrase, whose product MLTDLELRALKPAGRIYKVADQRGLYVAVTVSGVVSFRFDYRLNGRRETLVIGRYDPRLPARGVRETHELSFGMSLSLAEARLLIERARRDVEQGISPSRAKVEKRVEAAEALTFGKWAEKYFAEASLAESTRTMRRSVYDRNLAADFGRLKLEEITPVRLMARCEKIKERGAAAPAVQAREIVLQVYRFVQARGLKVANPAEDIRPSAIATFKPRDRALTPAEIHVFFKALERTPTLPTLRLAVRFMLLTMVRKSEFILATWDEVDFNAAVWTIPKDRMKAGRAHNVYLSQQALDILVTFKTCFGASSYLHPGRYETELPISAATLNRVIDAAVKIVRESGAEDFESFSVHDLRRTASTQLHEAGFNSDWIEKCLAHEQRGVRAVYNKAEYAEQRRSMLQAWADMLDGWIAKDPATHSAGPVQPAERGLTLTA is encoded by the coding sequence ATGCTTACCGATCTGGAATTGCGGGCGCTCAAGCCAGCCGGCAGGATCTACAAGGTGGCCGACCAGCGCGGCCTGTACGTCGCGGTTACGGTCTCCGGTGTCGTCAGCTTCCGGTTTGACTACCGGCTCAACGGGCGGAGGGAGACGCTGGTCATTGGTCGTTACGATCCCCGGCTACCCGCCAGGGGCGTGCGTGAGACGCACGAATTGAGCTTCGGGATGTCACTCAGCCTCGCGGAAGCGAGGCTGCTTATCGAACGGGCCCGCCGCGACGTCGAGCAAGGCATCAGCCCGTCGCGGGCCAAGGTCGAAAAGCGCGTGGAAGCGGCCGAGGCGCTAACGTTCGGCAAGTGGGCCGAGAAGTACTTTGCCGAAGCGAGCCTCGCGGAATCGACCCGCACAATGCGGCGGTCCGTCTATGACCGGAACCTGGCGGCGGACTTCGGGCGGCTGAAGCTCGAGGAAATTACTCCGGTACGCCTCATGGCCAGGTGCGAAAAGATCAAGGAACGGGGGGCTGCCGCCCCCGCTGTTCAGGCGCGCGAAATCGTGCTGCAGGTATACCGTTTTGTGCAGGCGAGGGGGCTAAAAGTAGCCAATCCGGCAGAAGATATCCGGCCTTCCGCAATCGCCACCTTCAAACCGCGCGACCGGGCACTGACGCCAGCCGAAATTCATGTGTTTTTCAAGGCCCTTGAGCGCACGCCCACGCTGCCTACGCTGCGTCTGGCGGTCAGGTTCATGCTGCTGACAATGGTGCGCAAGTCGGAATTCATCCTAGCCACGTGGGATGAAGTGGATTTCAATGCGGCGGTCTGGACAATTCCAAAAGATCGTATGAAGGCCGGGCGCGCGCACAACGTTTATCTGAGCCAGCAAGCCCTCGATATTCTGGTCACCTTCAAGACGTGTTTCGGCGCAAGCTCATACCTGCATCCCGGTCGTTACGAAACGGAACTGCCGATAAGTGCCGCCACCCTGAATCGCGTGATCGACGCTGCCGTCAAGATTGTCCGCGAGAGCGGGGCAGAGGACTTCGAATCCTTCTCGGTGCATGACCTGCGGAGAACGGCCAGCACGCAGTTACATGAAGCCGGGTTCAACAGCGACTGGATAGAAAAGTGTCTGGCGCACGAGCAGCGCGGGGTGCGAGCCGTCTACAACAAGGCTGAATATGCCGAGCAGAGGCGCTCAATGTTGCAGGCGTGGGCGGATATGCTTGACGGCTGGATAGCAAAGGATCCCGCGACGCATAGCGCCGGTCCGGTACAGCCTGCCGAGCGCGGCTTGACTCTGACCGCATAG